A section of the Prionailurus bengalensis isolate Pbe53 chromosome C2, Fcat_Pben_1.1_paternal_pri, whole genome shotgun sequence genome encodes:
- the KLHL24 gene encoding kelch-like protein 24 isoform X1 encodes MVLILGRRLNREDLGVRDSPATKRKVFEMDPKSLTGREFFDFSSGSSHAENILQIFNEFRDSRLFTDVIICVEGKEFPCHRAVLSACSSYFRAMFCNDHRESREMLVEINGILAEAMECFLQYVYTGKVKITTENVQYLFETSSLFQISVLRDACAKFLEEQLDPCNCLGIQRFADTHSLKTLFTKCKNFALQTFEDVSQHEEFLELDKDELIDYICSDELVIGKEEMVFEAVMRWVYRAVDLRRPLLHELLTHVRLPLLHPNYFVQTVEVDQLIQNSPECYQLLHEARRYHILGNEMMSPRTRPRRSTGYSEVIVVVGGCERVGGFNLPYTECYDPVTGEWKSLAKLPEFTKSEYAVCALRNDILVSGGRINGRDVWIYNSQLNIWIRVASLNKGRWRHKMAVLLGKVYVVGGYDGQNRLSSVECYDSFSNRWTEVAPLKEAVSSPAVTSCVGKLFVIGGGPDDNTCSDKVQSYDPETNSWLLRAAIPIAKRCITAVSLNNLIYVAGGLTKAIYCYDPVEDYWMHVQNTFSRQENCGMSVCNGKIYILGGRRENGEATDTILCYDPATSIITGVAAMPRPVSYHGCVTIHRYNEKCFKL; translated from the exons ATGGTACTAATATTGGGACGAAGACTAAACAGAGAGGATCTTGGGGTGCGTGATTCCCCAGCTACTAAACGTAAAGTTTTTGAAATGGACCCTAAATCTCTGACAGGCCGTGAGTTTTTTGACTTCTCTTCAGGATCATCCCATGCTGAAAACATACTCCAGATATTCAATGAATTCCGAGACAGCCGCTTATTCACAGATGTTATCATTTGTGTGGAAGGCAAAGAATTTCCTTGCCATAGAGCTGTTCTCTCAGCCTGCAGTAGCTATTTCAGAGCTATGTTTTGTAACGAccacagagaaagcagagaaatgttGGTTGAGATTAATGGTATTTTAGCTGAAGCCATGGAATGTTTTTTGCAGTATGTTTATACTGGAAAAGTAAAGATCACTACAGAGAATGTACAATATCTCTTTGAAACATCAAGCCTCTTTCAGATTAGTGTTCTCCGTGATGCATGTGCCAAGTTCTTAGAGGAGCAACTTGATCCTTGTAACTGCTTAGGAATCCAGCGCTTTGCTGATACGCATTCCCTCAAAACACTCTTCACAAAATGCAAGAATTTTGCATTACAGACTTTTGAGGATGTGTCCCAGCATGAAGAATTTCTTGAGCTTGATAAAGATGAACTTATTGATTATATTTGTAGTGATGAACTTGTTATTGGTAAAGAGGAGATGGTTTTTGAAGCCGTCATGCGTTGGGTCTATCGTGCTGTTGATCTGAGAAGACCACTGTTACATGAGCTGCTGACACATGTGAGACTCCCTCTGTTGCATCCCAACTACTTTGTCCAAACAGTTGAGGTGGACCAATTGATCCAGAATTCTCCTGAGTGTTATCAGTTGTTGCATGAAGCAAGACGGTACCACATACTTGGGAATGAAATGATGTCCCCAAGGACTAGGCCACGCAG gtCAACTGGCTATTCTGAGGTGATTGTTGTCGTTGGAGGCTGTGAACGGGTTGGAGGATTTAATCTTCCATACACTGAGTGTTATGATCCTGTGACAGGAGAATGGAAGTCTTTGGCTAAGCTTCCAGAATTTACCAAATCAGAGTATGCGGTCTGTGCTCTAAGGAATGACATTCTCGTTTCAG GTGGAAGAATCAATGGTCGTGATGTGTGGATTTATAACTCACAGTTAAATATTTGGATCAGAGTTGCTTCTCTAAATAAAGGCAGATGGCGTCACAAAATGGCTGTCCTCCTTGGTAAA GTATATGTTGTTGGAGGCTATGATGGGCAAAACAGACTTAGCAGCGTGGAATGTTATGATTCCTTTTCAAATCGATGGACTGAAGTTGCTCCCCTTAAGGAAGCAGTGAGTTCTCCTGCCGTGACTAGCTGTGTAGGCAAATTATTTGTGATTGGTGGAGGACCTGATGACAATACTTGTTCTGATAAG GTTCAATCTTATGATCCAGAAACCAATTCTTGGCTACTTCGTGCAGCTATCCCAATTGCCAAGCGGTGTATAACAGCCGTATCCTTAAACAACCTGATATATGTTGCTGGTGGGCTGACCAAGGCAATATACTGTTATGATCCAGTTGAAGATTACTGGATGCATGTACAGAATACATTCAGCCGACAG GAAAACTGTGGTATGTCTGTGTGTAATGGTAAAATATATATCCTGGGTGGAAGACGGGAAAATGGAGAAGCCACAGACACTATTCTCTGTTATGATCCTGCAACAAGTATCATCACAGGGGTAGCTGCAATGCCCAGGCCAGTGTCCTATCATGGCTGTGTGACTATTCATAGATACAATGAAAAATGCTTTAAGCTCTAA
- the KLHL24 gene encoding kelch-like protein 24 isoform X2, with translation MSPLQVQFTPLTSAPVPLLKLLSIRSTGYSEVIVVVGGCERVGGFNLPYTECYDPVTGEWKSLAKLPEFTKSEYAVCALRNDILVSGGRINGRDVWIYNSQLNIWIRVASLNKGRWRHKMAVLLGKVYVVGGYDGQNRLSSVECYDSFSNRWTEVAPLKEAVSSPAVTSCVGKLFVIGGGPDDNTCSDKVQSYDPETNSWLLRAAIPIAKRCITAVSLNNLIYVAGGLTKAIYCYDPVEDYWMHVQNTFSRQENCGMSVCNGKIYILGGRRENGEATDTILCYDPATSIITGVAAMPRPVSYHGCVTIHRYNEKCFKL, from the exons ATGTCTCCACTTCAAGTACAGTTCActcctctgacttctgctccAGTCCCTCTACTGAAACTCCTCTCAATCAG gtCAACTGGCTATTCTGAGGTGATTGTTGTCGTTGGAGGCTGTGAACGGGTTGGAGGATTTAATCTTCCATACACTGAGTGTTATGATCCTGTGACAGGAGAATGGAAGTCTTTGGCTAAGCTTCCAGAATTTACCAAATCAGAGTATGCGGTCTGTGCTCTAAGGAATGACATTCTCGTTTCAG GTGGAAGAATCAATGGTCGTGATGTGTGGATTTATAACTCACAGTTAAATATTTGGATCAGAGTTGCTTCTCTAAATAAAGGCAGATGGCGTCACAAAATGGCTGTCCTCCTTGGTAAA GTATATGTTGTTGGAGGCTATGATGGGCAAAACAGACTTAGCAGCGTGGAATGTTATGATTCCTTTTCAAATCGATGGACTGAAGTTGCTCCCCTTAAGGAAGCAGTGAGTTCTCCTGCCGTGACTAGCTGTGTAGGCAAATTATTTGTGATTGGTGGAGGACCTGATGACAATACTTGTTCTGATAAG GTTCAATCTTATGATCCAGAAACCAATTCTTGGCTACTTCGTGCAGCTATCCCAATTGCCAAGCGGTGTATAACAGCCGTATCCTTAAACAACCTGATATATGTTGCTGGTGGGCTGACCAAGGCAATATACTGTTATGATCCAGTTGAAGATTACTGGATGCATGTACAGAATACATTCAGCCGACAG GAAAACTGTGGTATGTCTGTGTGTAATGGTAAAATATATATCCTGGGTGGAAGACGGGAAAATGGAGAAGCCACAGACACTATTCTCTGTTATGATCCTGCAACAAGTATCATCACAGGGGTAGCTGCAATGCCCAGGCCAGTGTCCTATCATGGCTGTGTGACTATTCATAGATACAATGAAAAATGCTTTAAGCTCTAA